One stretch of Meriones unguiculatus strain TT.TT164.6M chromosome 7, Bangor_MerUng_6.1, whole genome shotgun sequence DNA includes these proteins:
- the Galk1 gene encoding galactokinase: MAAWRPPQVEELLAEARRAFLEEFGAEPELAVSAPGRVNLIGEHTDYNQGLVLPMALELVTVLVGSPRTDGLVSLLTTSKDADEPQRLQFPLPTAQRSLEPGIPHWANYVKGVIQHYPAAPLSGFSAVVVSSVPLGGGLSSSASLEVATYTFLQQLCPDSGAIAARAQVCQRAEHSFAGVPCGIMDQLIALLGQKGHALLIDCRSLETSLVPLSDPKLAVLITNSNVRHSLGSSEYPIRRRQCEEVAQALGKESLREVRWEELEAGRELMSKEGFRRARHVVGEIRRTAQAAAALSRGDYKAFGRLMVESHCSLRDDYEVSCPELDQLVEAALSVPGVYGSRMTGGGFGGCTVTLLEASAAPLAMHHIQEQYSGTATFYLSQAADGARVLSL, encoded by the exons ATGGCTGCATGGAGACCGCCCCAGGTTGAGGAGCTGCTGGCCGAGGCCCGCAGGGCCTTCCTGGAGGAGTTCGGAGCCGAGCCGGAGCTGGCGGTGTCGGCGCCCGGCCGCGTCAACCTCATCGGGGAGCACACGGACTACAACCAGGGCCTGGTGCTGCCCATG GCTCTGGAGCTTGTGACCGTGCTGGTTGGCAGCCCCCGCACCGATGGGCTTGTCTCTCTTCTCACCACCTCCAAGGATGCAGACGAACCCCAGCGGCTACAGTTCCCCCTGCCCACAGCCCAGCGCTCCTTAGAGCCTGGGATCCCACACTGGGCCAATTATGTCAAAGGAGTGATTCAGCACTACCCAG CTGCCCCCCTCTCTGGCTTCAGTGCAGTGGTGGTCAGCTCAGTGCCCCTGGGGGGTGGGCTTTCCAGCTCAGCTTCTCTGGAAGTGGCCACGTACACCTTCCTTCAGCAGCTCTGCCCAG ACTCGGGGGCAATAGCTGCCCGGGCCCAGGTGTGTCAGCGGGCAGAGCACAGCTTCGCGGGGGTGCCCTGTGGCATCATGGACCAGCTCATCGCACTGCTGGGGCAGAAAGGCCACGCGCTGCTCATTGACTGCAG GTCCCTGGAAACAAGCCTGGTGCCACTGTCAGACCCCAAGCTGGCTGTGCTCATCACCAACTCCAATGTCCGCCATTCCCTGGGCTCCAGCGAGTACCCGATTCGGCGGCGCCAGTGTGAAGAAGTGGCCCAGGCTTTGGGCAAGGAGAGCCTTCGAGAGGTTCGGTGGGAGGAGCTTGAGG CTGGCCGGGAGCTGATGAGCAAGGAGGGCTTCCGGAGGGCCCGGCATGTTGTAGGCGAGATCCGGCGAACCGCCCAGGCGGCGGCCGCTCTGAGCCGTGGAGACTACAAGGCCTTTGGACGTCTCATGGTGGAAAGTCACTGCTCACTCAG GGATGACTATGAGGTGAGCTGCCCTGAGCTGGACCAATTGGTTGAGGCTGCGCTCTCTGTGCCCGGGGTTTATGGCAGTCGCATGACAGGTGGTGGCTTTGGCGGCTGCACAGTAACGTTGCTGGAGGCCTCTGCCGCCCCCCTCGCCATGCATCACATCCAG GAGCAGTACAGTGGCACAGCCACCTTCTACCTCTCTCAAGCTGCTGATGGAGCCCGGGTGCTGAGCTTGTGA